TGTTTTCACTACCGGTTTCCACCTATTGTCCAATCGGAGACGTGCCTGCTGCTGCGTCACCGGCTGATAAACCAATCGCAAAACGTCGAGAGGAAACCGGAACAacgtattaaaaaaataattacgtTTCGTGTGTAGCGGAACAAATGTTTGACAGACACATGCGGTAAAAACCAAATATGTTTAGGGCTGAGCTACATCAGAGTAATTTTTCACCCTGTACCACAGTAAATCAAGGCAGGGTCCAGGTTATAATCTGTAGATATTTCCTTTAGTGTTTTTTTACTGCTCTCTTGATTCTATAGAtttttgtatatggaaataATAATTGTCCAATTTAGAATACAGTGTACAGGCATACATAGAGTGAACATAAAACATCATCTTAGATTTAGTATACATAAATATCTACCACCTAAACCTTAACTTTttataataacacattttatcaGCAAAAATCTGCCAGGTGCAGAATCACGTTTTGACTGGCACACTCATTAAACATTCAAAATAGTTCAGTAAAAAGTGGCATGATCTTTTATTCATCACATGATTTGACAATGTGAATTCTACAGCATGGAGAGCAAACAAGAAAATAACAGGGACAAAATAGTTAAATTCAGCATTATTTGTCAAATCTCCAATAAAACGCTTAAACAAATTTCTAGCTATAGTTTCTGTGAGGGGTTACTCAAATTTTTCATCACACAGCCATAATAATCATACAAATTAGACTGTCCTGAATCTGCTGTGTTTACAATTCCAAAATTTAAACATCCCAAAACCCATTATACAGGGTAAAATTCCCAACAACtcttaaaaagaaagaaaaacaaaatcaaatgtaGCTTACATTCTGCATGTTGCACAGAGTGGTAATGTGGTATAACTGTGTGAGGAGACTGAAGGCAGAAAGCACACCAACCCACACACTGACATGCGCGCATACACACAGGACAAATTTACACAGCAACAAACTtgtacataaaaacaaaaccatcaaaaaataaaggttatgtttgtttctgtctgcaaGAAGTATGAAGGATATTTTGATATATGTGTTAGAAAAGAAGCAACACGTATCTGATAGACTAATGGACTACACTCTTAGAAGACATCTAAATTTCTTTATGCACAGGAATGTTGgacacttcatttaaaaaatacaaaaataaaattcaaaaaAAGACACCCACAATCCAGAATAGTCTGAAGGGGATGTGTTGGACAGGGGTAGAAAGGTTGAGGAGGGGCAATCTGAGTCTGCTTCAATCTGAGCCTCCTGGGTCTACAGCAAATGACCAGAGTACTGCTTCacactgaaataaaaagaataaaaaaaaataaacaaaatgcacaagaagaaaaaacaatttACAAGCCATCGACAGTGCAAATATATAGCTATGCAATTATGGGACAACAAAGCCTTGGGAGAAGGAGGAtggggagagacagacagcatgtaagagagacaggcagagacggGCTAAGATGTGACAAGTGGCTGAGGGAAAGCaagaaagagggggagaaaaaaagaggggtgTGGTTAGCCCTTGTGTCCAAGCAGGTGCAGCACACTGAagggggaggaaggaaggaagagggaggcagggttagttaccatggcaacactaCACTACTCATGAGACAGGGCAGCAGGTCTACCGCTGTATTAGCATTCGGGCAAAGCTCGGATAGCATCAAAAAGGAAGTAGTGTGTATTATACGTGCCTACTGGTTGCCAaggaagacagaagaggaggagcctgtgCTATTTGGCAGACTGTGATTTGTTGTCGGTTGATCtaactaaaaacaacaaaatcactAGTcttccacacagcagcagccaggggaAGAATCAATCCACTCCCTGCTTCACAGTGAAACGGCTTAGATGGCAAATAGACATTCCATTTTTCCCCCTTCTACCAATCATATTCAGCGGACAAATGTGACAGTCAAAGAAACATGTCAATCACATTGACCTTTTTAAATGCAATACATACAACTATTGGTTTGCCTACACCTTCACAGCCATTTCATGTAAGAGGAAGGTTTGAACAAGTTGCAGGTTGCATGGGGAAGAAAGGAAGGGGGTTAGTGAAGAAGAGACAGCAGGCAACAGAATTGCATAACCTCACAAAAAGTGGGCAAACTAGTATTAGGTTGCATTTCTTTCTATGGTTTAAAAAGGTAAATATAATAAGCATTTTAAGTACttttcagcagacagcaggTTTTTAATCGTAGAGAACAAATCACAACCATATTTAGTTATCACATTAATGAACTTAAGAGGTACAATTTCCAGATAGTGATTAACTACACCTAGAACATAAATATATAgatgtttctttgtaatgtaCAGATCATACTGAAACTTGCCTGTTCTGTAGAAGGTACTGGGCATTCTGGATCTGATCCTGGGTACCAATAATGGTAATGATTCTGTCCTCAGAACCTTCCAGTGGTTCATCAATCTTGATGGAGGCTCCAGACTCATGGCGGATCTGTTTGATCCGCTGACCTCCCTTACCAATGATGGAGCCGGCCAGCTGTTAGTGGGGCACCACGAGGAAAacaaggatgaaaaaaaaaaaaaaaacacaaacacacagaaggtgGCAGAGAAACATTCCAGGCGACAGAGAACCACATGGGTATGGGAAATAAATGCATacaattatatatttaaagtaCTGAAAGGCTACTATAACTGTCTCTAGTATGGGTGGAGGTGAAAAAGTCAATGTGTGGAAAATGGCACGACTTCTCAACAGCAAGAATACTGTACTAGCCACTGAGCTCACTCAACATGGCATGCCTGACTACGGTACATGTCATTCAAATGGTCATGTATAGTAACATGGAGTTTAAAGCCCAGTCATGTTATGGACTTATGAATGAAAAATGGGTCCTTCCTTTGGTGTGTGTCATTTACTCACGTCTTTAGGGATGGTCACTTGTGTGGTGATGACAGGGCCACCCATGTCATTGTAGGAGccacgtccacctgttggaaaGCAGGAGGGGACAAAACTAAAGCACGCAAGTAGAAATGAATACTCGGCTGCCAACATGATCACACATCTCTGCATTTTCTTCCTTGAAATCACTGGGATTTATACGGCAAGTACTCACCTGACGGGTAGCTATCCCAGGAGGAACTGTTGTCTGAGCAGGCAAGAAACAAGAATTAACAGACAAAGAAAACTATATATTTTTATGGCAtttgtaaaggaaaaaaaaaaaaggtaaaacgTTACAGGTTACATGTATTAAAAGGCTCCTCTGAAGGAACACACTTAACTCTGCACACAAATCCTTAAAATCTACTGTCAACAGGTATAATATAAAATGTCATCTAAAGTTTAAATTAAAAGCACAGTATTTGTTGAAAGAATATTGCAGCTGACATTAACATGCCTGGGATAGGCCAGTTTACTCCTGAACAAATCTTGTCATCATGTCAATGACAATACCTGACACTGttataatgaaataactgaGGCCTGTATTCTTATAAGACATCAACACTATTGTAAGCAcatcaaaatgtcaaaaaggCTTAGCACTTACCATATCCTCCGCCGCTCtgtaaaaagcaaaaagaaataCGGCAGGGTTAGATAAAGTAGAACCGATTTCTTCCGTCATTTTAAAGATCTCGTGTAAATGTATGGAGACTGCAGCAGCCTCATCCATGAGTAGACTCAACTAAAAGCCACCCAGTTTTCATCCATAAAAcagactcctcctcctttcctccctccccccttcccGTCTCTCCTTGCATCTCCATCAGCCCCCATTTTCAGCTGctattcagctgctgttgtcacCAGGGCAACAAGCAATTCAAAAAGCTGTTGCTGAGCAACGGCAGGCAGTATCCTGCCAGCtctcagagagggagagagaaagaaggagagagagacctTCCAGTCTGTCAACAAAGCGTTATTAGTGCTTAGCAACCAACCATggccacccccaccctccccacccccaacatcctccctctctttgcAGGAAAAACAGGCTGGCCGTGAAAAGTACACAGTAAGAGGGCAATTATAGCTGATTATTATGGGGTGTCTCCGGCTGTGGTGATTATGGTCATTTGGTGGGATGGTTTACACCATGCCAAAACTAGCTTGGATCCAAGGCCAGGTCTCAGATGAGTGTATGCATACGCATGTGCAAGAGGAACTAGCTATGGTTGCATTGTCAATAAACTACTATTGTCATAACAGGACAATGGACAATCACAGCATATTGTCTAGTACTAGGACCAACCCAAATGCTAGCCTGAGGCACTGGCACCCAATGAGACGCTAGTACCAGAGCTGCATGCATTTAGCAAAGGGTCACTAACCATGTTATCGCTATAGCGATCCGGTCTGCCTCTTCTGTCACTGGTGATGGGAAGGGGGGCAGAGATGggaaaaagagtgagagagaaagaaaaaaaaagcaagaaaaagagagagagacgtggGATGGGGTGGAGAGAAATAGAAAATGCTTAGAAAAAATGCTTGACAACATTCCAAACAAAATTTCTGGTCTAGgtcaaactgcacacacacgctgagCAAGATTACAGTATAAACACATTTCCTCTCAGCCATCTTCCCACACAGTAACAGGAACAGCTCTGACAGTGTTATGGTGAGAGGAGTGacaggtggtggtgatgatgatcaGCGCCAAGGGCTGCTGCTCCCTCCCCCTCCACGACTAAGCGCAAATAAAGGAATTAGCTGAAAAAATGTGTTGATTTACTTGGTACTTTTGCTGGTCCTAATGAACATGCATGTATGGATATTAATACCATGTTACACTACAGTCTAAATGCACCTAAgactttgcttttcttttgtaGTCATGTAAGGGTAAAAATTAACTTGTCACAAGAAGCCTGGTCACCGCCACCCCAATCAGGCTAGTAAATGTTGGTAAACATTTCCCTTATCATACAGATGTGGAGTACTAGGACTAAACTTAGGATGTTTCATAATAAGTGGGTTGAAGTTATGGAAGTATGTTGATTATGTTTTGTTcatatgaaaaaaatgcatctcAGAAATCTTCTGTCTCTAATTACAGGGCAGCTTGAGAAAGCATGTCATTCCTCAGCAGTCTCAAGTGACAAATGTCAGCTTCACATCAGCATATGAcccttacacaaacacaccaccaccaccaccaccaccaccaccaccacaaataCATTCTCTCACACCTGGGAAATGTGGAGTGAACAGCAGACAGGATAGGTTGCTAACACAGGAAAAAGGCTGTCATACAACAACAAACTAGCACAATGGATGCAAGTATTGGAAGTTAAGGGTATAACAAGAGGGCGAAAAATGTAGGAGGGTTAGTTGTTTACAGGTTATCACAAAAAGTAAATACCAGACATATTTAATAATAGTACAAAAGGAAAATAAGGTAGGTATAGGGATACCTcaacacatattttaataatCTGTTGCCAAATCATttgtcactttgtttttttaaatgttataagTTATACTGAACACCTATCAGCAATGGTAAACCCAAACAAAAGACCACAGGGTGAAATGGGAAACATCACCCAATGGTATCAATTTTTGGTTCAGTAAATGATGTAGATTACAGCAAGTGCAGGTAatacaaaatgagaaacatgtCAAAGTATCCCTGTTAAGATTAGTTGGGAGGTTTAGTCAGCCTTTTGGAACAGAAACTTACTTTGACCTTTCATCTGAGCCACGGTACGAGTCATAGTAACGATCATCTCTGTGGGCAAGATGAAGATgggaaaaggaaacaaaaacacacccagACATACAGTGATGAGCACATATGTGTAATGAAATGGTAACCATGAAGATACTGTTCAAAGAGTGACACTGCATTACATGCAGAATACATCCAATACAAAACATGTAAATCAAATCTGGTGAATCTGTGCCCAGACAGCCCCCATAGTATGACTAGACTTTATATAGGGGATTCAGGAAAAGGAAAGgggggacagaaaaaaaaataaagtgatgtAGAATAGGTTTCAAATATCAAACACTCACGAGATTAACAGGAGATAAAGGACTCTCAAGGTAAAACCGTTCAATCATTTAACACTACAGAAGTAGTATGTCAAACTTGTCTGTATTAGTTATAGAGCTGGAATATTTCCATTAAAGCAAACTCAATAAAATAGGACATGACTTGTGACAAgacatttgtgcaaaaaaaaaaaatgagaaaagagaaaaatatacCCCTTGTGCTTATATCTTACCCTCCTCTGTGTGGGCGCCCCATAGGCATGTTGTGTCCACGGCCACTACCCCTGCCAACCCTGcttgggtggggtgggggaggACCTCGGCGGGGGCTCATTTCATCATAGTCCCGACGGGAGGGGGGCATTGGCCCCCGTCCCCCTCTGCTTGAAGGCATTCGGTCAAACCCACGCTCTCCACCGCTGGACCTGCCTGCACGCATGGGGTAGCCTCCCATAAGCCTGCGAccaccccccctctcctcaAACATCATGGTAAAACCACCATATTCATACGTTTCGTCATAGAAGTTAGGGTCATAGGGCTGTGTGCGTCCTTTTATGGGAGCCTAAAAAACATAACAATAAAAACGTGGATGACATTAAGACTACGCAAGAATATGAAATGCATCATATTAAAACAATATTTGTATTGCAAGGAATCACATGCAGACATTCACAGAAGCTTTccaaacactgtaaaaagaTTCTTACTTCAGAAATGAGCTCCAGCATCGTCTTGATACACTCTACCACCCTCTCCGTTTTACCACCAACAAGCACTACGCGGTCTGTCGACTGGGGACAACACTCTTGAAACAGCTTGATGCTAGTTTTTGTGTtctagagacacacagacacaagcgCACATGAGTGGACAAAGAAAAAGGGAAGGCTACTACACAATAAAATGGCTTACTGAACCACAGAAGAACAGACTACAAGCATTTCATCACTCCTACATATTTTTGATATGATAATGCCTGAGAAGGGACATCCACTATGCACT
The genomic region above belongs to Parambassis ranga chromosome 9, fParRan2.1, whole genome shotgun sequence and contains:
- the hnrnpk gene encoding heterogeneous nuclear ribonucleoprotein K, yielding MDSEIDQQEETSFSNTETNGKRPAEDADEQKSFKRSRNSDEMVELRILLQSKNAGAVIGKGGKNIKALRTDYNASVSVPDSSGPERILSISADIETVGEILLKIIPTLEEYQQYNGMDFDCELRLLIHQSLAGSIIGVKGAKIKELRENTKTSIKLFQECCPQSTDRVVLVGGKTERVVECIKTMLELISEAPIKGRTQPYDPNFYDETYEYGGFTMMFEERGGGRRLMGGYPMRAGRSSGGERGFDRMPSSRGGRGPMPPSRRDYDEMSPRRGPPPPHPSRVGRGSGRGHNMPMGRPHRGGDDRYYDSYRGSDERSNDRRGRPDRYSDNMSGGGYDNSSSWDSYPSGGRGSYNDMGGPVITTQVTIPKDLAGSIIGKGGQRIKQIRHESGASIKIDEPLEGSEDRIITIIGTQDQIQNAQYLLQNSVKQYSGHLL